One Bacillus kexueae DNA segment encodes these proteins:
- a CDS encoding bifunctional diguanylate cyclase/phosphodiesterase, protein MTKIGRKVSVYMITFLVVVISISVTFNQTFIWLCVLLFPFIWSLGRNDDHRSAKKEHLKKQGYGSLIHSFSGSIFVWDLTNEELYFSKGMEQLFGYPEKQLKKSKNLWKEIVHQEDWDALIKDKKRLLEGDSTKIEFRIQHPKDGEKWIMKIATPIVGEDGKVLLINGQMIDITERKQVELKLKQMAYFDDLTDLPNRKLLDRHIKKALARSKRHQDPLSVMFIDLDDFKLVNDTFGHEVGDSLLKEVVKRMKSCIREEDLIARVGGDEFVVVFEQTSKQEVEHIAKRIVENVGRPYFICDHETSISLSIGISMYPNDGMDKETLINRADQAMYLAKFSGKNTYEIFSS, encoded by the coding sequence ATGACGAAGATAGGTCGAAAGGTTTCAGTTTATATGATCACTTTTCTCGTTGTAGTCATTTCCATCTCCGTTACCTTTAATCAAACGTTTATTTGGCTATGTGTACTTTTATTTCCGTTCATTTGGTCATTGGGACGAAATGACGATCATCGCTCCGCAAAAAAAGAACATTTAAAAAAACAAGGATATGGCTCGCTTATCCACTCTTTCAGTGGGTCCATCTTTGTTTGGGACTTAACGAATGAAGAGTTGTATTTTTCAAAAGGAATGGAGCAGCTTTTTGGTTATCCTGAAAAACAGTTGAAAAAGTCCAAGAATTTGTGGAAAGAAATTGTTCATCAAGAGGATTGGGATGCGTTAATAAAGGATAAAAAACGATTGCTGGAAGGAGATTCGACTAAGATTGAATTTCGTATTCAGCACCCTAAAGATGGGGAAAAGTGGATTATGAAGATAGCGACCCCAATTGTCGGAGAAGATGGTAAAGTTCTTTTGATCAATGGTCAAATGATTGACATTACAGAAAGAAAACAAGTTGAATTGAAATTAAAACAAATGGCGTACTTTGATGATCTAACAGATTTACCGAATCGTAAATTGTTAGATCGACACATAAAAAAAGCGCTTGCGCGTTCGAAGCGTCATCAAGACCCCCTTTCAGTCATGTTTATAGACTTGGATGATTTTAAATTAGTCAATGATACATTTGGTCATGAAGTGGGGGATTCGTTGCTAAAAGAAGTGGTAAAACGTATGAAGAGCTGCATCCGAGAAGAAGATTTAATTGCTCGCGTTGGTGGAGATGAATTTGTAGTTGTTTTTGAACAAACGAGTAAACAAGAGGTCGAGCACATTGCAAAACGAATTGTGGAAAATGTGGGGCGTCCTTACTTTATCTGTGACCATGAGACATCGATTTCACTGAGTATAGGCATCAGCATGTATCCAAACGATGGAATGGATAAAGAGACGTTAATTAACCGTGCTGACCAAGCCATGTATTTAGCGAAATTTAGCGGGAAAAACACATACGAAATATTTTCTTCCTAG
- a CDS encoding SDR family oxidoreductase, whose amino-acid sequence MTVSKPIAVVTGVSHSKGIGAAICRRLAQDGVSIFFIHWDSHDGWEEEFSSEIQQWGVNCLGMACDLGQVGIERQIFDKVTEEMGVPTILINNAAHSRRDGFDVLSSEIIDEHYVVNMRAKMLLSVEFARRFKRHGLTCGRIVQMISGQEQGPMPHELAYVATKGAISAFTLSLSAEVAPLGITVNAVNPGPTDTGWMTEEIKDALQPKFLMGRIGQPDDAARIVTFLTSEEANWITGQVIHSEGGFFRS is encoded by the coding sequence ATGACTGTGAGTAAACCGATTGCTGTTGTAACAGGTGTTAGTCATTCAAAGGGAATAGGTGCAGCCATTTGTCGAAGGCTTGCTCAAGATGGAGTATCGATATTTTTTATCCATTGGGATAGTCATGATGGATGGGAGGAAGAGTTCTCAAGCGAGATCCAACAATGGGGTGTGAATTGTCTCGGAATGGCGTGTGATTTAGGCCAAGTAGGAATCGAACGCCAAATATTTGATAAGGTTACAGAAGAAATGGGCGTTCCAACGATATTGATTAATAATGCTGCGCATTCTAGAAGGGATGGTTTTGACGTTTTAAGCAGTGAGATCATTGACGAACATTATGTTGTGAATATGAGGGCAAAGATGCTGTTGAGCGTTGAATTTGCTCGACGATTTAAGCGACATGGCTTAACATGTGGACGAATTGTTCAAATGATATCCGGTCAGGAACAGGGACCCATGCCACATGAGTTGGCGTATGTTGCTACAAAAGGAGCGATTTCGGCCTTTACCCTGTCTTTATCTGCTGAGGTTGCTCCATTAGGTATAACCGTAAATGCTGTAAATCCTGGGCCAACGGATACGGGTTGGATGACAGAAGAGATTAAAGATGCTTTACAACCGAAGTTTTTGATGGGAAGAATTGGACAACCAGATGATGCCGCACGAATTGTTACATTTTTAACAAGTGAGGAAGCCAATTGGATTACGGGTCAGGTCATTCATTCTGAAGGTGGATTTTTTAGATCGTAG
- a CDS encoding DUF3986 family protein, producing MMKEKIVFDPTMHLHLGYYENNEDIEAVAYKVKNEEKWYVFLEEDTSLSIRDQSKYWPSYGYYIFTIDNEDLSYEEGCERLKEWLLFNSYIG from the coding sequence ATGATGAAGGAAAAGATAGTGTTTGATCCAACTATGCATCTACATCTTGGGTATTATGAGAACAATGAAGATATCGAAGCCGTTGCCTATAAAGTCAAAAACGAAGAGAAGTGGTATGTATTTCTCGAGGAAGATACTTCACTAAGTATTCGTGATCAATCGAAATATTGGCCATCATACGGATACTATATTTTTACAATAGATAATGAAGACCTATCATACGAAGAAGGGTGTGAGAGATTGAAAGAATGGCTACTTTTCAATTCCTATATAGGGTGA
- a CDS encoding AAA family ATPase: MYLKQVSMKWHEVTKKTEYPFNIPAIQSLDQLPLTSNVTFFVGENGTGKSTLLEAIAYQCGFHTAGGSRNNLYDVHAAHSALGDYIRLSWLPKVTNGFFLRAESFYQFASHIDEIDDTGYANYGGRSLHEQSHGESYLSLFLNRFNGKAIYLLDEPESALSPQRQLTLLKIIHDLQGQCQFIIATHSPILLGYPDAIIYSFDGGKVQEIQYEETEHYQLTRYFLQHREKFLKTLFEE, encoded by the coding sequence ATGTATTTAAAACAAGTATCGATGAAGTGGCATGAAGTTACAAAGAAGACGGAATATCCGTTCAACATACCTGCCATCCAATCATTAGATCAATTACCACTTACATCTAATGTGACTTTTTTTGTTGGTGAGAACGGAACGGGTAAATCGACGTTATTGGAAGCGATTGCCTATCAATGTGGCTTCCACACAGCAGGAGGAAGTCGTAATAATCTATACGATGTACATGCAGCGCATTCTGCCTTAGGAGATTATATTCGTTTATCTTGGCTTCCGAAAGTGACAAATGGCTTCTTTTTACGAGCGGAATCGTTTTATCAGTTTGCTTCTCATATTGATGAAATTGATGATACGGGGTATGCAAACTATGGTGGAAGGTCCTTACATGAACAGTCCCATGGAGAATCGTATTTATCGTTGTTTTTAAATCGCTTTAATGGTAAAGCCATTTACTTATTAGATGAGCCAGAGTCCGCCTTATCTCCACAGCGGCAATTAACGCTCTTGAAAATTATTCATGATCTACAAGGTCAATGCCAGTTTATTATCGCCACTCACTCACCGATTCTACTCGGCTACCCCGATGCGATAATCTACAGCTTTGATGGTGGCAAGGTTCAAGAAATACAATATGAAGAGACCGAACATTATCAGCTAACCAGATACTTTTTACAGCATCGTGAGAAGTTTTTAAAAACGCTTTTTGAAGAGTGA
- the fosB gene encoding metallothiol transferase FosB, whose protein sequence is MSIRGVNHLTFSVSDLEKSIEFYQRVFEAKLLVKGPKMAYFDLNGIWLALNVQKEISRTEIFHSYTHIAFSIEEEEFEFTHEKLKNLNVRILPGRDREEKEKRSIYFTDPDGHLFEFHTGTLQERLRYYKEVNQDMTFYT, encoded by the coding sequence ATGTCAATACGAGGGGTTAACCACTTAACTTTTTCGGTATCGGATTTAGAAAAATCTATTGAATTTTATCAACGAGTTTTTGAGGCAAAACTACTCGTTAAAGGGCCTAAAATGGCTTACTTTGACTTGAATGGAATTTGGCTAGCGTTAAATGTTCAGAAGGAAATTTCGAGAACGGAGATTTTTCATTCTTATACGCATATCGCATTTTCCATTGAGGAAGAAGAGTTTGAATTTACACATGAAAAGTTGAAGAATCTTAACGTCCGAATTTTACCTGGTAGAGACAGAGAAGAAAAGGAAAAGCGTTCGATTTATTTCACCGATCCAGACGGTCACTTATTTGAGTTTCATACAGGGACTTTACAAGAACGTCTTCGCTACTATAAGGAAGTGAATCAAGATATGACCTTTTATACTTAA
- a CDS encoding manganese catalase family protein has protein sequence MFKRLDRLLIELPVPEYGDKNAAAAVQELLGGKFGEMSTLNNYMFQSFNFRGKKKLKPFYDLVASITAEEMGHVELVTTSINLLSKNQTFSGSPDETPLRAGLDARNTYSFIATAQTALVGDSMGRAWSGDHVFNSGNLVLDLLHNFFLEIGARTHKMRVYEMTDHPTARETIGYLLVRGGVHVVAYAKAIEIVTGIDLTKMLPVPDLDNSKFDYARKYEQQGLDNILYTWSNHDYKDISKIWKGTHPLNGRPLEVIEGNPKGAPIPDLDDLPEEFAPGINKDDYIRIAKKLMENL, from the coding sequence TTGTTTAAACGATTAGACCGGTTACTCATTGAATTACCAGTTCCTGAATACGGTGATAAAAATGCTGCCGCCGCTGTGCAAGAGCTGTTAGGTGGCAAGTTCGGTGAAATGTCGACACTGAATAATTACATGTTTCAATCATTTAACTTTCGTGGTAAGAAAAAACTCAAACCCTTTTATGATCTAGTCGCAAGTATTACGGCAGAGGAGATGGGGCATGTCGAGCTTGTCACCACTTCTATCAATCTATTATCAAAAAATCAAACATTCTCCGGTTCCCCAGATGAAACGCCTCTTCGTGCTGGATTAGATGCTCGAAACACTTATTCATTTATCGCAACTGCTCAAACGGCGCTCGTTGGAGATTCAATGGGCAGAGCTTGGTCAGGGGACCATGTCTTTAATAGCGGAAACCTCGTTTTAGACTTATTACACAATTTTTTCTTAGAAATTGGCGCCCGTACGCATAAGATGAGAGTCTATGAAATGACGGATCATCCTACTGCACGCGAAACGATTGGGTACTTACTCGTACGAGGTGGAGTTCATGTTGTGGCCTATGCAAAAGCAATTGAGATTGTGACAGGTATCGATTTAACGAAGATGCTGCCCGTCCCAGACCTCGATAATTCGAAATTTGATTATGCGCGAAAATATGAACAACAAGGTTTAGATAACATTTTATATACTTGGAGTAATCACGATTACAAAGACATATCAAAGATTTGGAAAGGTACCCACCCTCTTAACGGAAGACCACTTGAAGTCATAGAAGGCAATCCGAAAGGCGCACCTATCCCTGATTTAGATGATTTACCAGAAGAGTTCGCCCCAGGGATTAACAAGGATGATTACATTCGAATTGCCAAAAAACTAATGGAAAATTTATAG
- a CDS encoding YuzF family protein: protein MSNQSIFYSLYDHYLYQSLNSMTGRKITVQTTQGTIRGKLQTVMPDHIVVEMNSTPFFVRMQQVVWVFPVHEANG, encoded by the coding sequence ATGTCCAATCAATCTATTTTCTATAGCCTTTATGATCATTACTTATATCAGTCATTGAATTCGATGACCGGAAGAAAAATAACCGTACAAACAACCCAAGGTACGATCCGAGGAAAGCTACAGACGGTAATGCCTGATCATATAGTCGTCGAGATGAATAGCACCCCTTTTTTCGTTCGTATGCAGCAAGTTGTATGGGTATTTCCAGTTCATGAGGCAAATGGATAA
- a CDS encoding topology modulation protein, translated as MKKVLVIGVSSGVGKTTLAKQVGEKWNLPVYHLDALYWKRGWKEASEEEFQCKMKEIVIQEKWIIEGNYTSTLPLRLKEADTIIYIERPLWMCLYRVLKRTLQYKGTTRPEMTAGCPERFSWSFLRFIVSTYHNRRKEFRQLVLKCRAQGKDVRVCRNKEDEERLLKN; from the coding sequence TTGAAAAAGGTACTTGTGATTGGCGTTTCTTCAGGGGTAGGAAAAACAACGTTGGCTAAACAGGTAGGGGAGAAATGGAATCTACCTGTCTATCATTTAGATGCATTGTATTGGAAACGAGGGTGGAAGGAGGCTTCAGAAGAAGAGTTTCAGTGCAAAATGAAGGAGATTGTCATTCAAGAGAAGTGGATCATTGAAGGGAATTATACGAGTACTCTCCCATTAAGGCTCAAAGAGGCGGATACGATTATTTACATAGAACGCCCGTTATGGATGTGTTTGTATCGTGTATTAAAAAGAACGTTACAGTATAAAGGGACAACGAGGCCAGAAATGACTGCTGGATGTCCAGAACGGTTCTCATGGTCATTTCTCCGATTTATCGTGTCGACCTATCATAATCGAAGGAAGGAGTTTCGACAACTCGTTCTGAAATGTAGAGCACAAGGAAAGGATGTTAGGGTTTGTCGAAACAAGGAAGATGAAGAGCGATTGTTGAAGAACTGA
- a CDS encoding phospholipase D-like domain-containing protein codes for MKKFLKGLVVWSILIAMAVPIKQTSIATASTVGNVVINEIAWMGTNVSYNDEWIELYNNSGEEVALTGWTLSATDGSPSIALSGSIPANGYFILERTDDQTVSGVQADLIYSGSLSNSGEVLELKDAQGNIVDVVDAWYAGDNDSKATMERKDPTQSGALSSNWLTATELYTEGYGTPKAKNRSTQLGCSSTEEHLNQVSEALGAINVYFNKCALTQYASVDNEANYNVNLENRLIHRLNQATTSIDFATYEINLPNVVDTLIQKAAQGVQVRVIADSKDSEDPYYAERFETMRLYVEKMVRGQDLLLGTSDDIVVFSDSPMFAVEDSTKRISFGLPSSASDIPEVMVAVGSQNVTGRLFVDAEEKAPNAYYSPDNQMHNKFAIVDGKWVFTGSWNFTVTGLYGDETNMSAGILDGNQQHVVEVHSPELAAIYRTEFEEMWGSSSDIPNPSVANFSSRKTDNTSHIVSVGGKTVEVYFSPGDDAIGKLTNLVKDQADYNTYFSIFAWSDQALLDELKYKWEGSYQDLEGTLTGFDLKGVFDSSYWNMWWSASVDMTGRTASQSSQNNPNTRWANPAPVYSDQETRKLHSKTMLIDAETTSDPTVVIGSTNWSENGNSVNDENMLIIHDDQITNQFVQEFYARYAQAGGQIPAN; via the coding sequence ATGAAAAAGTTCTTGAAGGGATTGGTTGTTTGGTCAATCCTCATTGCGATGGCAGTACCGATAAAACAGACATCTATTGCAACTGCTAGTACCGTCGGAAATGTGGTAATTAATGAGATAGCATGGATGGGGACGAATGTAAGCTATAACGATGAATGGATTGAACTATACAACAATTCGGGAGAAGAGGTAGCGCTTACAGGATGGACATTATCAGCTACGGATGGTTCTCCTTCCATCGCCTTATCTGGGTCCATTCCTGCAAACGGTTACTTTATTCTTGAACGAACAGATGATCAAACAGTATCAGGAGTTCAAGCAGACCTTATTTATAGTGGCTCTCTTAGTAATTCAGGTGAAGTACTTGAATTAAAAGATGCTCAAGGGAATATCGTAGATGTAGTTGATGCATGGTATGCAGGAGATAACGATTCAAAAGCAACGATGGAGCGGAAGGACCCTACACAAAGTGGAGCGTTGTCGAGCAACTGGCTTACTGCAACAGAGCTTTACACAGAAGGGTATGGAACCCCTAAAGCAAAAAATCGTTCAACTCAGCTAGGCTGTAGTTCAACGGAAGAACATTTAAATCAAGTTTCTGAAGCGTTGGGTGCTATTAACGTTTATTTTAATAAATGTGCACTGACACAGTATGCTTCTGTTGATAACGAAGCGAATTATAATGTTAACTTAGAAAACCGATTAATTCATCGATTAAATCAGGCTACAACAAGTATTGACTTTGCTACATATGAAATTAACTTACCAAACGTTGTTGATACATTGATTCAAAAAGCTGCTCAAGGTGTACAAGTACGTGTTATTGCAGATTCAAAAGATTCCGAAGACCCATATTATGCTGAACGCTTTGAAACAATGCGCCTATATGTTGAAAAAATGGTTCGGGGTCAGGACTTATTATTAGGTACAAGTGATGATATTGTGGTTTTCTCTGATTCCCCTATGTTTGCCGTTGAGGATAGCACAAAGCGAATCAGTTTTGGGCTACCTTCTAGCGCGAGTGATATTCCTGAAGTAATGGTAGCTGTTGGAAGTCAAAATGTCACCGGACGCCTATTTGTTGATGCTGAAGAAAAAGCTCCAAACGCTTATTATTCCCCTGACAACCAAATGCATAATAAGTTTGCAATTGTCGATGGAAAATGGGTGTTTACAGGTAGCTGGAATTTCACTGTTACAGGATTGTATGGTGATGAAACGAATATGAGTGCAGGAATTCTGGATGGAAATCAACAGCACGTAGTTGAGGTTCATTCACCAGAACTAGCAGCGATTTATCGAACCGAATTTGAGGAAATGTGGGGAAGCTCCTCGGATATTCCAAATCCATCAGTAGCGAATTTTAGCTCACGTAAAACGGATAACACGAGCCATATTGTAAGCGTAGGAGGAAAGACAGTAGAGGTTTATTTTTCTCCTGGGGACGATGCCATTGGTAAGTTAACAAATTTGGTTAAAGATCAAGCAGATTATAATACGTATTTTTCTATTTTCGCCTGGAGTGACCAAGCATTACTTGACGAGTTAAAGTATAAATGGGAAGGCTCTTATCAAGATTTGGAAGGGACGCTAACAGGGTTTGATTTAAAAGGTGTTTTCGATTCGAGTTATTGGAATATGTGGTGGTCAGCAAGTGTGGATATGACGGGGCGTACAGCCTCTCAATCGAGTCAGAATAACCCTAATACACGTTGGGCTAATCCTGCCCCTGTATACAGTGATCAAGAAACCCGAAAGCTCCATAGTAAGACCATGCTAATAGATGCAGAAACAACGAGTGATCCTACAGTAGTCATTGGATCGACCAACTGGAGTGAGAATGGGAACAGTGTGAATGATGAGAATATGCTCATCATACACGATGACCAAATTACAAACCAATTCGTGCAAGAGTTTTATGCGCGCTATGCTCAAGCGGGTGGACAAATCCCGGCAAATTAG
- a CDS encoding FMN-dependent NADH-azoreductase, giving the protein MSKVLYITANPKTTEQSFSLQVGEEFLAAYQQANPQDEIIKLDLYKTNVPLIDEDVMSAWGKLQQGTAFEALTAEEQAKVGQMNTLLEQFMEADKYVFVTPLWNFSVPAIMKAYVDNISIAGKTFKYTENGPVGLLEGKKALHIQARGGIYSEGPAKDMEMGDRYLQTVLGFLGVKDVQSIIVEGVNFMPEKAEDIKAKAIEEAKQVAQTFGAEAVKA; this is encoded by the coding sequence ATGAGTAAAGTGTTATATATTACAGCAAATCCAAAAACGACTGAGCAATCTTTTAGTTTACAAGTTGGAGAAGAGTTTTTAGCTGCTTACCAACAAGCGAATCCTCAAGACGAAATTATTAAGCTAGATTTATATAAGACAAATGTTCCATTAATTGATGAAGATGTTATGAGTGCGTGGGGTAAGCTTCAACAAGGAACTGCATTTGAAGCATTAACTGCAGAAGAGCAAGCGAAAGTTGGCCAGATGAACACATTACTTGAGCAATTCATGGAAGCAGATAAATATGTATTCGTTACACCGTTATGGAACTTCTCTGTCCCTGCTATTATGAAAGCGTACGTTGATAACATTTCAATCGCAGGAAAAACATTTAAGTATACAGAGAATGGGCCAGTAGGATTACTTGAAGGTAAGAAAGCTCTTCACATTCAAGCGCGTGGTGGAATTTACTCAGAAGGTCCTGCAAAAGATATGGAAATGGGAGATCGCTACCTTCAAACGGTATTAGGCTTCCTTGGTGTAAAAGATGTTCAATCCATTATTGTTGAAGGGGTTAACTTCATGCCAGAGAAAGCTGAAGATATTAAAGCGAAAGCAATTGAAGAAGCGAAACAAGTTGCTCAAACATTTGGTGCAGAAGCTGTAAAGGCGTAA
- a CDS encoding branched-chain amino acid aminotransferase — protein sequence MNQVIEFTKASQLKAKPEPSVLGFGKYFTDHMFIMDYNEESGWHAPRIAPYEPLMLDPSALVFHYGQAVFEGLKAYRANDGRVLLFRPDKNIRRLNETLHRMCMPTIDEELLLDGLKQLLEIEKDWVPSAEGTSLYIRPFVLATEPFLGVRPSKSYKLLIILSPVGAYYAGQLTPVKIYVEDEYVRAIQGGVGHVKTSGNYAASLLAQKKAEHLGYDQVLWLDAKEKKYVEEVGSMNIFFKIKGEIVTPSLNGSILSGITRDSVITMLKSWGVPVREERISIEEVYEAYLRGELEEVFGTGTAAVISPVGELNWNDHRMIINENQTGPFSKRLYDEITQLQYGLTKDTFGWTIEIK from the coding sequence ATGAATCAAGTAATCGAATTTACAAAAGCAAGTCAGTTAAAAGCGAAGCCAGAGCCATCTGTATTAGGATTCGGTAAATATTTTACCGATCACATGTTTATCATGGATTACAATGAAGAAAGCGGTTGGCATGCTCCGAGAATCGCGCCATACGAACCGCTCATGCTTGATCCGAGTGCACTTGTATTCCACTACGGGCAAGCTGTATTTGAAGGATTAAAAGCGTATCGAGCGAATGATGGTCGAGTTCTTTTATTCCGTCCAGACAAAAATATTCGAAGACTCAATGAAACATTACATCGCATGTGTATGCCGACAATTGATGAAGAGCTCTTACTAGATGGTCTTAAACAATTGCTTGAGATTGAGAAAGATTGGGTGCCAAGTGCTGAAGGAACATCCCTTTATATTCGCCCATTCGTGTTAGCGACTGAACCGTTTTTAGGGGTTCGACCATCTAAAAGCTATAAACTTCTCATCATTTTATCGCCTGTAGGGGCTTATTATGCAGGGCAGCTAACACCAGTTAAAATTTACGTGGAAGATGAATATGTTCGAGCAATTCAAGGTGGCGTTGGACATGTAAAAACGTCTGGAAACTACGCGGCTAGTTTGCTCGCTCAGAAAAAAGCGGAGCATTTAGGGTATGATCAAGTATTATGGCTGGATGCGAAAGAGAAGAAATATGTTGAAGAAGTTGGGTCAATGAATATCTTCTTTAAAATTAAAGGAGAAATTGTAACGCCGAGCCTTAATGGAAGTATTTTAAGTGGAATTACCCGTGATTCTGTTATTACGATGCTCAAATCATGGGGAGTACCTGTAAGGGAAGAACGAATTTCCATTGAAGAGGTTTATGAGGCTTATTTAAGAGGAGAATTAGAAGAAGTATTCGGCACAGGAACGGCTGCGGTTATTTCCCCAGTTGGTGAATTAAATTGGAATGATCATCGAATGATTATTAACGAAAATCAAACTGGTCCATTTTCAAAAAGATTATATGATGAAATTACGCAACTTCAATACGGATTAACGAAAGATACATTTGGTTGGACAATTGAAATTAAATAA
- a CDS encoding HAD family hydrolase, giving the protein MKAVFFDLDDTLLWDERSVEEAFHATCLKATEKYGVDASQLEEAVRNEAKKLYQSYETYPYVQMIGINPFEALWSSFSEWKHEQLKKLHELVPTYRENAWYLGLKSVGINDVTFAKELALQFGVERRKRPYVYEDTFTVLKELKKDYRLLLLTNGDPSLQKEKLQSVPELVSFFEHIVISGEFGKGKPDVSIFQHALSLMEVKSEEAVMIGDKLSTDILGANQANIPSIWLNRKQLAPYMDVQPAYEINSLSQLIPLLNERNVKNG; this is encoded by the coding sequence ATGAAAGCTGTATTTTTTGATTTAGACGATACGTTGCTATGGGATGAACGAAGTGTGGAAGAAGCTTTTCATGCGACCTGTTTAAAGGCAACAGAAAAATATGGGGTAGATGCTTCTCAGCTAGAAGAGGCAGTTAGAAATGAAGCGAAGAAGCTATATCAATCATACGAGACATACCCTTATGTACAGATGATTGGGATTAATCCGTTTGAAGCGCTTTGGTCTTCTTTTTCAGAATGGAAGCACGAACAGTTAAAGAAGCTTCATGAATTGGTTCCTACGTACCGTGAAAACGCGTGGTATCTCGGATTGAAATCTGTTGGAATAAATGATGTAACGTTTGCGAAAGAGCTAGCTCTTCAATTCGGTGTTGAAAGAAGAAAACGCCCGTATGTTTATGAAGATACCTTTACTGTACTAAAAGAGCTTAAAAAGGATTATCGTCTATTGCTTTTGACAAATGGTGACCCAAGTTTACAGAAAGAAAAGTTGCAAAGTGTACCAGAACTCGTCTCCTTTTTCGAACATATCGTCATTTCAGGTGAATTCGGAAAAGGCAAGCCAGATGTTTCTATTTTCCAGCATGCCTTATCACTTATGGAGGTTAAGTCAGAGGAAGCGGTGATGATCGGTGATAAGTTAAGTACCGATATATTAGGAGCGAATCAGGCAAACATTCCATCGATATGGCTAAACCGTAAGCAGCTAGCTCCATATATGGACGTACAGCCAGCTTATGAAATTAACTCCCTATCACAATTAATTCCGCTGTTAAATGAAAGAAATGTTAAAAATGGATGA
- a CDS encoding antitoxin VbhA family protein has product MSDFCEKAWAYVRSTNAIEGKYLTPEQETFLRKVMKDEITEEEFHQQALELARRK; this is encoded by the coding sequence ATGAGCGACTTTTGTGAAAAGGCTTGGGCATATGTAAGATCTACCAATGCCATAGAAGGGAAATATTTAACGCCTGAACAAGAAACTTTTTTACGAAAGGTTATGAAAGACGAAATCACGGAAGAAGAATTTCATCAACAAGCATTAGAACTAGCAAGACGCAAATAA